The window ATTGAGCATTGGGTCCTCTGCAATTCACACAAATGGGATTTGAAGCGTTGACGGGATCGTTGCAGTCTCCGTTAAAAACAGGTTGTTGATCGACCTCAGGAAATCCGGTGGCTTGAGTCATGGCAGCTTTTTGGCAGAGATCGGCAAAGCTGCTTGCTGCAGCTGACTGAGCGGCCTGGCTGCCCATGGCCGAGACATTTGCGTTGTATCCTGTGCATCGAGTGCCTCTTCCTTCTGCATTGGCCTGAGTCGCACGATAGTCGCTCACCCAAGTGGTGGGGCAGCGTGGGCCTTTGCCTCCATTGGCACTCCAAACGGTGTCGAGGTTTGAACACTCTGTCAGCACTCTTCGATATTTGTTCACAACTTCGGTGCATTTGTCTTCACAAGAGCCCTTGTCAGTGAAGCACTTGCTACCAAGAGCTGTGTTGGCACCCGCACCACCCAATGCCACGATCTTCATAAATTCGCAGCTCTTGGCAATTCCTGCCGAATCTCCACCTGAAGCTCCACCCATAGCAATCATTCCAGTCGCTCCAACCAAGAGTGTTCCCATCGCCGTCATCGAACTGGCACTAGGTCCATCAAGGCCAGACACACACTTGACGGGATCGGTGCAACAAGTGAAGGCTTTCTTATGCGCTTGTTCGCAAAGAGCTCGATCGCCCTCTACCTCTGGAGGTTGGGGAAATCCCTGCGGGAGATCTCCGGCTCCACCTGTGGCTTGATCTCCTCCGTTGCCTTCGTTTGCAGAGGCCACGGGCTTTCCATCAGCTCCGCATTTGGGAAGACCGCTGTCCTTTTGTGCAGACTTTGTCCAGCAAGAGGGACTCCCGTTGGCATCGCACATCGGCTGTCCCGCCACTTGTCCCATATCTTCACTCCAACAAGAAGTGCTCTCTCCTGTGTAGGACTCTTCTCCCGCCTGCTTTTTCTTTTTATCGTTTTGTGCGGAAGTTGAAGAACCGGCTTCATCGCCACTATCTGCGGCGCCCCCCTTGCCTGAGGAATCCGTTTTTTTTGGGGTGGTTCTGGGGTTGCGTTTGTCACTGCCACCACCGCCACCGGCAGGTGGTTGGACGAGGGGATCCGAGGGGCAAGAGGAGTCGCCAGGGTTACAGCTGTCAATTTGTGGCGATTCTGTGACCTCTTCTCTTGGTGGCGACTTAGCCTCCGGGGCTGAGGCAACGGGTCCACATCCTCCCGAGTTCATGAAAGGGATCCAGTTAATTGGGCAGTTGGCGAACATTGAGGGATTACTTTCACAAGGAAGTATATAGGCGCGATAGTATGTGAGCGATTTATCGCAAAGGGGAAATCGTCCCTTACCATCTATGGCCCGAGTGCAGCCAAACGTATCTTGTCTATATCCCATGGGGCAGGAAAGGCCGAGGGCTCCTGCTGACCAAGACACAAAGGCAAAGATAAGGCACAACTTCAGAGGAGAATAGGTAAGTGTTACCACACAGATCCCTTCAGCGAAAAGTAAAGAGTGGTGCCCTGGCCATCACGTGCCAATCCCCCACCAAATCCTTTTAACTGTATCTTATCGGTATTATGCTTGTGTCACTTTAGGACTTTAGTCGAAATAAGATAGTCAATTATTCCAATGGGCTACGTTGGACTCCACCCGATTCAATTCAGATCAGGGGAGAAGAGTGTGAAGAGAGTCTCATTTTATCTGCGAGGGAGGAGAGGCTGAGCTCATGACGCCGTTACGGAGCGCCTCGATTCACAAATCTCATAAAGGCCCCATAAAAAGACTCAGCCTTCACGGCAAAGTTAATGCCGCCGGATCCACTTTTGGCAGGAGGGGAGGGAGCGTTCCTTCTTGGAGGAGCGGCTTGTTCCCCGCCGCTCTCCGGTCGGTTATTTTTAATCCATCCTCTGTGAACGGCCGCAAAATAGGGCTGGCCGTTTTCATCTCGAAGGGCAACTGCCTGGCCGGAAGAACCCGGTATTGTATCACCGTTGTGTAACCAAAATTTTCCTGGATTCACATTAATAGTGCCAACGAGATAGGGGTGATCCGATGGCATTGTGGTGAGACTAAATGGAGCGCAATTCTTCGAAAAATCGTTGGTCTCGGTGTTGTACCCAGCTGTCATAGCCGATTTTGGAACCTTGCTTTCATCAGTCAATTTGAAAGGCAAAGGCTTTATCTGATATTCCTTGGGGACGGGCAGTCCATCCACGTCCTTACCTACTTCTTCTTCCAACCTAAGAAAAGCGTAGTCCAGGTCAGGGTATCGGTCTGGATTTGTGGTTCCAAATTCATAGTCTTTTACTTTATATCTCTTAAATACATACTCGTTGGTCCTTGGACTCCATACCCTTACAATAAAAACGAACCCTTTCCGCGGATCAGTCATGAGTTCGTTGTTATCTCCATATTGAAACACATGGGCACTTGTAACAACGATATCAGTGGTATCCCCAACCAAATGGCCAGAACCGGCACATCTATTCTTTGACTTCGAATTACAGGTCGAGTCCAAATCAGCGACCTTTCCGGTGCCGTATAGCGCCCGATCTGTATCAGTTGCACCAGGCCCATACTTTAATGGACAGCGACTATCTTTTCCAATAATCGCTGTTTTGATGAACTGACCCATTTGCCCAAGTTGGCGGGCGTTCTTGGCAAGGCCACTGCTATTTTCGCAATCCTGACCAAAGCTACCGTCAAGTCCACCTATTTCTATCTGTCCGGCAGAGCGTCCGGAGTACCCATCTTCAACAAATCCCGTGCGCTTTTTGTTTGGATCGCCACCAAAAGGTAGATAGGAGTTTGTATTTGGATCATAGATGTAATCTCCTGGTGGCAGACCCGGATTTGATTTATTTGACTGAGCTGAAGAGGAGACCGGAGGAGCGAGGAGTAAAACCGCATAGGCGAGAAGGCGAGCTAAAAAAATAGATTTTGAAATGAATTCCATAACAGCCACACCTCACTCGACTCTTAATTACTGCCTTAATTCCTTTTGATAAAGCAGCTACGAGACAATTTCAATGCTAAAAATATGCCATTCGTTATGATGACGTCAAAATATCCCAAGAAGCCCGGCCTCTGGTCGTTTTAAGCGCCAGAACGAAATGGGTGCTATCCCCGAGGAATGTACAAGCCTTAGACAGGTACCTGTTTGAGCGCCATTTGGGCCTTCTTGGGTCAGCTTGGGTCAGAACTGGGTCCCATCTGGCAAGGTGATTGCGCAAATAAATCAATGAGTCTGTAAAGTCTGCAAGAGATTTGAAACGGAAAGCGAGTCCGATGTTCAACGGATTTCAACGCCGATCGCGGATCGACAGGAAGAACTTTTGCGCAAGCCTAGAGAATTAAGGACATTTTTCACTACTTTCTTAGCTGAGCGAACGGCGCCATTAACATATCCCTGCGAAAGATCGTCATACTCTTCTCCGATTCTAAAAAATCGACCAGTTCGAGAAACGACATTTTTTTGGAGCATTTTCTCTCCTGGGCGAGGTGCATCTGAATAGGATGACGGCCAAGAGTAGTAACGTGCGTGAATAAAATACTGAGTTATTCCTGGAACTATTCTCTCAAGTTCAAGGAGGATCCGTTTTGACAATAAGAGTATTTCATCATCTGAATTTGTGTCGAGAATTTTGTCCGAAAAATAAAGGGTTAGACTTCCAAATGAGGTATCTTGCAAAACTGAACTATCCCACATTTGTGCAGAAAACATTTCAAGCATTCCGTTACCAGAAATGTTGTAGTCTTCCCAAATTCGTTTTGAGAAATAAAGAATGAGTTTGCCGTTGCTAGCAAATTGTTTTGCCTTTTCCACCTTTATCCCGTTGAACGAATCACCATGTAGATTTATGTTAACAAACTGAAATGACGGGACTGACGATACTAAGATTTTAGTTTGGATGTCTTTTATTATTCCGCCGTTCTCGTATCGAACCAAAAAACTCCCATCGCTGTTTTCCGTAATGTCCGTAACCTGGTGGTTAAGCCGAATCTGCTTTCCCAAGCGATCTGAGAGTCGATCAATAAAAATCTGTGTTCCGCCCTTTACAATATACCTTTCATCGTTCTGGGGAAGGAGTCCAATCCTTTTGCCTTCCATATCAATGTGAATCACTTCGGAAAGAATCGCACCTGAGAGCTGTGAAAGCGGGAGACCGTATTCAGATAACAGAAAAGTTTCGATGAGCCCTTTCAAAAGCGGTGCGTTCTCAATTAGAAGGAGAACGCTAGCCGCGCTCTTCTCGTCTAACTCACGGTGTTCGTGCAAGCTACTCTGGGCTGCAGAGATTATTTGCTGTATCTTGCTGAGTGCATTCAACTCAGTATTAAATATTTCTTTTGTCAAATCCGCCCAATTGTAGAACTGACCCTTTATTTCAAAAATATCGAGGCCATTTCTTGGCCGTTCCACAAGCTCACAGCCCAGCCCCTTTATGAGGCCAATGGCGTCGCAATGAGTACTATCTATCAACTCGGCACCCGCATTTGAAATAATATTTAAACCAAATGGGAACGGGTCAGTTCTAATTCTTCCACCAACGCGAGAGGAGGCTTCCAAAACAGTGTAGGAAATATTTTCTTCGCTAAATTCCTTGGCTGCGGTCAAACCTGATGCTCCAGCTCCAATAATCACAACATCCACTCTTTCAGTAGGTTCAGCCGAAGTCTCGAAAGATAGATGCACTATGATATGAAAGAATAAAATCCACGCAAAGAGGACACTTGCCCTATTCATGTTCCCCACCCCTAGCGACGAGCCCGCCGTCCGACATATTTCAACAATTTTCAACAATTTAAAATCTATTGTTTGCTTCGACTTTCTGATGATACCCACTTTTGAGCAAACCATACGTGGACATTGTAATTATTAACTCAAAGAAAATAATAATTTTGGCTATCGAAGCACCGATAATGTCCTGCATTAGTATGTAAGGGCTGGTTTTGGGCTTGGCTTGCCGTCGTCGGTGAACAAGAAAGACTGCGACTCGCGCGAAGGCGATAGCTGGTAGGGCCCCGTAGAGCGGCGGAACCCAACGGCAAATCGCACGGGAAAAATGTATATTGGGTTTTTGGCTAAGTGAGACATAAACACACAAGTTGACCAAAGAACAATCTGCTCCCCATAATACTCCCAAAATGAGAGAGGTGTTTATGGGAGAAGATATCAAAGCTGAACTTGAGCGATTACGAGCAGAAAATGCAGTGCTAAAAAAGACCAAGCCTGCGGCAGGCACCTTGTCCATGAAGGTGAGCGAAAAAGGTGCGCTTTCAATTTATGGCATGGGCCGGTTTCCAGTGACTTTATACAAAGAGCAATGGCTTAAGCTTTTGGGAATTTCTGATGAGATCAAGAAGTTTATCAGTGAGAATGATCATTTGCTGAAAGCCAAGGATTAGATTTGTAGGGGAGCAAGGATCTTTGAATTTAAAGGGAGGGTTTTGGCCCTCCCTTTAAGCGTCCCCATTAAAAAAGGACTTTTATTTCTGAGCGATAATACTAAAAAGCGTTGTCGGTGTCTAAATCAACAGCGGTGAAATTAAACCCAGAAAAACTTGATAGCCACGAATCAACAGACGTTCTTGATGTGCTAGAAAGTAATGTGAATTTGGTATTTGCAGAAAAATTACCAATCCCTGTATTTGAGGTGCAGTCCGCTGAATCATCAAAACCAGCTGAAGTTGCACAAGCTGTATTGGTTGTTTCAGAGTACTGCCCGCTCGTTGCCACCTCAGCTAATGTTCTGCTAGGGGTTGTTGCAAAGATTCTTGCTTTTATCCCAGAGCTCAAAGGGCCGGAAGCCGTTATGATCCGGCCATATCCATTTGATGCGCCACCAACAGTAGCTGCATCTGCCTGAATATCAGCAAACCCGTATGAGATTGAAGACACACCTTGCGGCTCGCCACCACTCGACATTGTCAAAACAGCGGAAAGACGGGTGTGCCGATTCCATCCACAGCGGCTGGCTGCACAGTCGGATCGAACCCTTTCGTCCCGTTTTTCGAATTTCAAGACTCCAGTCGATTTAGTGAGTTCACCTGCCATCGTACCGACGTCACCTGCAGAATCTCCTGCCGCAGCTCCACTCCAAGACTCGTGAGTGATAAATTCGATTTTGTCACTATCGAGATTTGCCGCAATCTTAAAGGTTAAACCAAAGGAAGAAACAGAGAATATAACTCCCTTTGCATAATGTGAGTTAAAACTAGCTGGAGAGCTCCCCACTGCCGAAAAAGTGATCGTGCCTGTTTCTCCACCAGGGCCTCCGTCAGGCCAACAGTCGGTATCGTTAAAATTTCCAGTGATCTCCTGTGTGGCTCCGCTGAACTCAATTCCACCCTTTTCAAGGGTGCAGATGAGACTTTGTACCAAATCAAATCCTCCACGAACGGTGTCTCCATCTTTGATACTGACCGCGCAATAAGTGTGAAGGTAAGGATAGAATTCATCGCTTTGCGAAAGATCCGCTCCACCCGCAGTGGCTAGGGGTTTGCCATGGCTATCACAGCGGTTGGTATTAAATTGAGTCACTGTCATCGGCCTGATCGAACCCATCAGAGCCGTGCCAGTCATTCCTGAGCCAATAGCTCCCACTCCCTTAGCCACCAAGCCGATGGCATCGGCGACTTGCGTAGCTGGAGTGCTACTCCCAGAATCACTGTCACCAGAACAGCCAATCATTGAAATGACAGATCCCAATAGGACAAAAAACATCCTTTTCTGCATAAGAATCCTCCGAATATTTTTGATAGATAAGCAGAATGCTAAATTCGAACTATAAATCTAACACGCAAAAAATTTGAAACTGCCGATAACTTGTCTATTCCTAGACTGAGGTGTCCATGAGGAAAGTATTGAAACCCTGGACAAAACGCGAGGGAACTGAAAGGTTTATTCTTTGTGAGATTTCTGCTGGAAAGGTCTTCCTAACATGATCCTAACAGATTCCTGATTTACGAAATCCCGCCTAGTTACTGTATGAAATGGACGGCCCCACAACACATAACTCCCTGAGGAGAAAAATGATGAACAAACTAGCGATTGGCCTAACGGTCTTGATCACGATGATGAGCGGAAGTGCCTTTGCCGCTTGCCCAACAGGAACAATTCCTCGCAGTGATACAGTCGAAGGCAGGCCGGTGTGCACAGTGAAGGGGAGTTATCTCAATACGACTCTCGCTTTGAACACAGGAAATGCCTATGTTTTGGAGGGCGATGTTCGAATTGGTGCTGACAACACTCAATCATCAACGCTCACACTAGAGCCAGGCGTCACTGTTTATGGTGCTCCGGGTGCGTACTTGGTAGTTATGCGAGGATCAAAGATTTTCGCAAACGGGACAAAAGGAAAACCGGTCGTTTTCACTTCGCTTCAACGAGACAACTTGCGCCCCGGTCTGTGGAGCGGAGTTGTATTGAACGGGAATGCACGCATCAATAATTGCAAAGCTGGTGAACCAATTTGTGAAAGCATTTCTGAGGGTATTAAAAACAATCCGCCAAAATTTGGTGGAAATGATGATAACGATAGCTCTGGTAGTCTAAAATATGTTCGTGTTGAGTATGCTGGATATGAACTAGCGAAGGATAACGAGCTCAATGGCATCACGTTTAATGGCGTTGGGTCTGGTACAGAGGTTGACTATCTCCAGGTCCACCGCAGTGCTGATGATGGAATTGAGTTTTTTTGGAGGTAACGTCAACCTCAAGCATGTGCTCTTGACCGACAACGACGATGATGGATTTGATTGGGACATGGGTTATCGGGGGAAAGCTCAATTTGTATTTATTGAGCTAGAGACTGGAACGGAAGACAGCCGAGGTATTGAAGCGGACAATTTAAAATCTCCTATGGATGCCCAGCCTCGTTCCAATCCCATTCTTAGCAATATCACTATAGTCGCTCGAGGTGCGAATGCTCGCTTGTTTGACGGTATTATGCTTCGCCGTGGAACAGGAGGAGAAATCCACAACGCTATCGTGACCGGTGACTTCAAGGTATCCTGCATTAATATTGATGATGATGAAACTTTCCGCAATGCGGGTGTAATTACTGGCAAGGGTGTTGCCCAATCTGGCTTGAAGATGGTCAACTCCATTGTCAACTGTGCCGCTGGTGTTAACTTTGAAGAAAAATCGAGTGATCCATTTTCGGTGAGTGCCTGGTTTCAAGGTGAAAACAAAGTAAATAATAGAACAGTTGATCCAGTTCTCAAAGGACGCCTCCCGGCTGAAGATAGTCCGGCTGTGGGGGCAGGGGTAACTCCTTCTCTGTCAGGCCCTTGGCAATTTACTCCGGTAGACTACATTGGCGCTCTAAGTCCATATGAAGATGAAGATTGGACTCTTGGTTGGACGGTTCGACAATAAGAATAAAAAAATTAATAAGAGTGGCGTACCACCTTGAACTAAACATTTGCACATTACTTCTGGTCCTTATTTTAGGGGAGGCGAGCCTCTCCTTGGCATTTTCTCAAGATTCAAATCGATCTTCTGTTAAAATAAGCGATCAAGAGAGCTTAAAAGAAGCCCAGGGTAGGGTTCTCATTCTTGCGTTTCGAAATGGCGAGCCTTCTGGCGGAGTTAAATTTGAACACAGCTCGGGCACATATTTATCAGCATTCGATGGCTCGCTGATGATCGATCTACCACCAGGTGGCCATTCCTTCTACATCCCTGAATTGGAGCGCAAACTTGCAATTCAAGTGAATTCGGGAGAAGAGACTCAAGTGATCGTGAGCCTTCTTCATCAGCGGCAGAAATCTGAAGTGTCGGTGAAAGTTCCAACGGGAGCTTCCTCGGAGGGCTTGAAGAGTGGTGAGAGCGGGTCACTTCTACAGGTTAAGGTCGTCGATGAAAGCTCACGCCGTCCTCTCTCGGGTGGCCTTGTTATATTCTCGGGATATGAAGATACCTTGACCACAAATTCTGAGGGGCAGGTTGAGTTCAGACTGTCAGACGGTGAATACTCCTTGTCAATTTTTCATCCAAAATATCAAACGAAAACGCTGTCTGGAGTGAAGGTAGGCCCCGATACCAATAAGCCCTTGGTTATTTCGCTCACTCCAGCAATCAACGAGCTGGAGGAAGTCACGATCCTCGCTCCGAAGATCAGGGGCAGTGTTTCGGCACTCATTGAAGTGCGGAGGCAGAGTTCGTCTGTGACGGACGTGATGGGCTCAGAGCAAATGAGTCGACAAGGCGATAGCGATGCTGCGAGCTCACTTCGACGAATGACTGGATTGACTTTGAAGGACGGGAAGTATGTTTACGTTCGAGGATTGGGTGAGCGATATTCGGGCGTACAGCTAAATCAATTTAGTCTTCCGAGCCCAGAGCCAAATCGACGTGTGGTACCCCTTGATTTGTTTCCAACGGCTATACTCGAAAGTGTTCTTGTGCAAAAAGTTATTCGCCCGATCTGCCTGGAGAATTTGGAGGTGGGGTCATTCAGCTACAATCCCGGACACTACCCGAAAAATTTTCTCTTAAGTTTACCTTGAGTTCCAATCAAGAGTCCGCAGATCAGAGACTCTCTTCACGAGGGGGCGGCTTAGATTGGGCCGGAATTGACAATGGGACTCGAAAAATGCCGGCGGCCATTCGGGGAGCTCTGAAATCGGGCAAAAAACTTGTCTTGCAACAGCCGGGTTCGAGTGAAGGGATCTCAGAAGCGGAGCTCGTTCAGTTAGGTCGTTCTCTGCCACCCAATTATGCTACAAATCGAACATCAGAAGGAACTCCTCCAGGCTTTTCCCTAGCGATTGCGGATCGATTTCGAATTGGGGCCGCGAGATCTGGAATTGCGGGTTCGATTCTCTACGGCCAGAATGCGGATCGCGGAGAACGCTTCAGTCGTGGATTGAACGCAATGAGTCCGGGTCGATACTCCACCGATTATAATCGCAATTCAGAGTATGCCGAAATTGAAACTCGGTTAGCTGGACAAGTGGATTTTGGCCTTGAATTAAATCAAAGCAATACGCTGAGTTTGAGTTCGATGCTTCTGCGGCACACAACAGACTTCACGCAACAAGATCTGAAACAGGATCCAAACTCAACGTCCTCCATCGAATCGACAACATTGGATTGGGTCGAGCGACAGCTTTGGACGAATCATCTCAAAGGAAAGCACAAATTAGGCACCTCTTTTGGTCAGGATATCGAGGGAAGTTGGAGAATTGGTCAGGCGGATGCGATTCGAGATAATCCAGATCGAAGGGAGTACGCGTTTGAGCGGACTCCTACTTCCTATCAAATGAGAGGTGATAGCGGAGGCAACAGGCGGACATACTCTCTTTTGACGGATCGTTCCCAAGAAGTCGCTGCTGATTTAGTCTTACCATTGGGTTCCCAGAGGGATAGGCTCAAACTAAAATTTGGTGCGAGCGAAATCAAAAGAGGACGCCGTTCTGAGGTATTTCGACTCTTCTTTTCTGGGGACACATCTGGAGATCCCATCGAAAGTCAGCTGAGTCTCGCGAATATTGGACCAGGCGGCTTTCAATTGCAAAATCTCACAGATGCAGCTGATAGTTACCGAGGTGACCAAAGTATCGTCTCGCAGTATGCGATGGCAGATTTCGGTCCATTTGCGAATTGGAAAATTCTGGCGGGCTATCGTTGGGAACGTTCTGTTCAAACTGTAAATACCTTTCGCTACTTTGAACCCGAGAATCCATTCTCGCAATCTAGACTGGAAATGAAAGATGTTCTTCCCTCCTTTGCTGTATTGTGGAAGCCAAATCAACAGTGGCGCGCTCGTCTGGCATACAGTGAGACTCTGGCGCGCCCGGACTTTCGAGAGCTTTCTGAGGTTGGATTTATAGATGATGAAACCGGATACGAGGTCCGTGGAAATTCCTCTCTGAGGGGTACTATCATTCAAAATATTGATCATCGTTGGGAGTATTATTGGTCTCCAGATGAATATGCATCATCTGGATTCTTTTTAAGAAATTCAGAGATCCGATAGAGGTGATGTTTGTTCCAGGAGTCAATCGAA of the Bdellovibrionales bacterium genome contains:
- a CDS encoding TonB-dependent receptor, which translates into the protein MSSNQESADQRLSSRGGGLDWAGIDNGTRKMPAAIRGALKSGKKLVLQQPGSSEGISEAELVQLGRSLPPNYATNRTSEGTPPGFSLAIADRFRIGAARSGIAGSILYGQNADRGERFSRGLNAMSPGRYSTDYNRNSEYAEIETRLAGQVDFGLELNQSNTLSLSSMLLRHTTDFTQQDLKQDPNSTSSIESTTLDWVERQLWTNHLKGKHKLGTSFGQDIEGSWRIGQADAIRDNPDRREYAFERTPTSYQMRGDSGGNRRTYSLLTDRSQEVAADLVLPLGSQRDRLKLKFGASEIKRGRRSEVFRLFFSGDTSGDPIESQLSLANIGPGGFQLQNLTDAADSYRGDQSIVSQYAMADFGPFANWKILAGYRWERSVQTVNTFRYFEPENPFSQSRLEMKDVLPSFAVLWKPNQQWRARLAYSETLARPDFRELSEVGFIDDETGYEVRGNSSLRGTIIQNIDHRWEYYWSPDEYASSGFFLRNSEIR
- a CDS encoding FAD-dependent oxidoreductase; this encodes MNRASVLFAWILFFHIIVHLSFETSAEPTERVDVVIIGAGASGLTAAKEFSEENISYTVLEASSRVGGRIRTDPFPFGLNIISNAGAELIDSTHCDAIGLIKGLGCELVERPRNGLDIFEIKGQFYNWADLTKEIFNTELNALSKIQQIISAAQSSLHEHRELDEKSAASVLLLIENAPLLKGLIETFLLSEYGLPLSQLSGAILSEVIHIDMEGKRIGLLPQNDERYIVKGGTQIFIDRLSDRLGKQIRLNHQVTDITENSDGSFLVRYENGGIIKDIQTKILVSSVPSFQFVNINLHGDSFNGIKVEKAKQFASNGKLILYFSKRIWEDYNISGNGMLEMFSAQMWDSSVLQDTSFGSLTLYFSDKILDTNSDDEILLLSKRILLELERIVPGITQYFIHARYYSWPSSYSDAPRPGEKMLQKNVVSRTGRFFRIGEEYDDLSQGYVNGAVRSAKKVVKNVLNSLGLRKSSSCRSAIGVEIR
- a CDS encoding carboxypeptidase regulatory-like domain-containing protein — translated: MAFSQDSNRSSVKISDQESLKEAQGRVLILAFRNGEPSGGVKFEHSSGTYLSAFDGSLMIDLPPGGHSFYIPELERKLAIQVNSGEETQVIVSLLHQRQKSEVSVKVPTGASSEGLKSGESGSLLQVKVVDESSRRPLSGGLVIFSGYEDTLTTNSEGQVEFRLSDGEYSLSIFHPKYQTKTLSGVKVGPDTNKPLVISLTPAINELEEVTILAPKIRGSVSALIEVRRQSSSVTDVMGSEQMSRQGDSDAASSLRRMTGLTLKDGKYVYVRGLGERYSGVQLNQFSLPSPEPNRRVVPLDLFPTAILESVLVQKVIRPICLENLEVGSFSYNPGHYPKNFLLSLP